A stretch of the Ascaphus truei isolate aAscTru1 chromosome 4, aAscTru1.hap1, whole genome shotgun sequence genome encodes the following:
- the SNRPB2 gene encoding U2 small nuclear ribonucleoprotein B'' — MDIRPNHTVYINNLSDNIKKDELKRSLYALFSQFGHVMDIVALKTMKMRGQAFVVFKELASATTALRQLQGFPFYSKPMRIQYAKTDSDLISKMRGTFADKEKKKDKKKTKAQELIANAANKTPAPVETQNAGNSTAGLSQNQQVPDNPPNYILFLNNLPEETNEMMLSMLFNQFPGFKEVRLVPGRHDIAFVEFENDTQAGSARDALQGFKITPSHAMKITYAKK; from the exons ATGGATATCCGGCCAAATCATACCGTTTACATCAACAACCTGAGCGATAACATTAAAAAAGATG AACTTAAGAGATCTTTGTATGCACTATTTTCTCAATTTGGCCATGTGATGGACATCGTGGCTTTAAAGACTATGAAGATGAGGGGACAGGCCTTTGTCGTATTTAAGGAGCTCGCTTCAGCCACAACTGCTTTACGTCAGTTACAAGGCTTCCCTTTTTATAGTAAACCAATG CGCATTCAGTATGCAAAGACAGATTCAGATTTAATTTCCAAAATGCGTGGCACATTTGCAGATAAGGAGAAGAAGAAAGATAAGAAAAAGACCAAAGCACAAGAACTGATTGCTAATGCTGCAAATAAAACGCCTGCCCCG GTGGAGACACAAAATGCAGGTAACTCTACTGCTGGGCTGTCACAGAACCAACAG GTGCCTGACAACCCACCAAATTACATtctgttcctcaataatttgccTGAGGAGACCAATGAGATGATGCTTTCTATGTTATTTAACCA GTTTCCTGGCTTTAAAGAAGTGCGTTTAGTACCTGGAAGACATGACATTGCCTTTGTGGAGTTTGAAAATGATACTCAGGCAGGATCTGCACGGGATGCACTTCAAGGATTCAAGATCACACCATCTCATGCCATGAAAATCACCTATGCTAAAAAATAG
- the OTOR gene encoding otoraplin codes for MAQIVCVVIFIYLGFMYYEANGIFMPKLAKKKLCADDECVYAVSLGKAEYDYIAPDCRFINIKKGELIYVYSKLVKEKGDGEFWAGNVYSDQYRDQMGVLGYFPSNLVTELHVYEEATKELPTTAIDFYCE; via the exons ATGGCACAAATTGTTTGTGTTGTCATTTTTATATACCTTGGATTTATGTACTATGAAGCAAATGGAATTTTCATGCCAAAGCTGGCTAAGAAGAAACTTTGTGCTGATGATGAATGTGTTT ATGCTGTTTCTCTCGGTAAAGCTGAATATGATTACATTGCACCAGACTGCAGATTTATTAACATTAAGAAAGGAGAGCTCATTTATGTATATTCAAAGCTAGTAAAGGAAAAAGGAGATGGAGAATTCTGGGCTGGAAAC GTTTACAGTGACCAATACAGGGATCAGATGGGGGTTCTTGGTTACTTTCCCAGCAATCTAGTAACGGAGCTGCACGTCTACGAGGAGGCAACAAAAGAACTACCCACAACT GCTATTGATTTCTACTGTGAGTGA